GGCGCGGTCGAGAACTGCTCGCCCTGCTTGAGCGCTGCCGAGATCTCGATGAGCGAGCCGGTATGGTGCCAGATCATCGCCGTCTGACCGGTCCTGAAACCTTCCATGATCTGACGATAGCTATCATTCGGCGCGCTGGGCGGCACCACCTTCTCCTTGCGGAAAAGGTCGGCATAGAAGGTGATCGCCTCGACGGCCGCGGGCTTGTCGATGGCTGCCTGACCATCCTTGACGAGCGGCGAGCCGAACGCCTCCATAACATCGATGACATATTTGAAAGCGCCAGCGCCGCCGCGCATCCCGAATGCATAGCGGTTCTTGGAAGGATCCGTCAGCTTTCGGCAAGCGACCAGGAATTCCTCGAAGGTCTTCGGGGGAGCGGAAAGACCGGCTTCCTCGAAATAGTCTTTTCTGTAGTACATCCAGTCGACGAAGGCATAGGCTGGAACTGCATAGATGGCGCCGTCCTGCGACATTCCCGTCCAGCGGTTGTCGGGAAGGTTCGCCTTGCCGGCCCAAGTGTTGACGCGCCCGCTGATGTCCACAAGCGCTCCCATCGCCGTCAGGTCGGCAAAACGCTCGGCGATCACCATGCCGGTATCGGGACGCCCGCCGGCAACGACAGCCGACGAAACCTTCGCCATATATTCGGAATTGGGAATGCCCTCCTGCGTCACCGCCACATCCGGATTTGCCGCTGCGAAGAGCTGGATGATCTTTGCCAGTCCGGCCATCTCAGACTGGCTGGCGAAATGGTGCCAGTAGTTGATGGCGGTCGCGGCATTGGCGCTGCGAAGGCTGGCCGCCAGGCTTAGCGCTGCCGAGGCTATCAGGAATTCACGCTTGCTGAGTTGCACTACTATCTCCTCCCGAGATATCAGATCATCAATCTGATCGATCAGATGGCAATATCATCGTTTTGGAGATCCCGCAACACACTCGGTCGAAGACAGCGAGCGCGGAAACGTTCAAACAAGACCGAGATTGCGTTGCACGGCAGCCTGGAAGTGCGCGATCAGGGCCTTTTCGGCAGCATCCGCGTCCCTCGTGCTGCATGCTTCGAGTATATCGAGGTGCTCCTTCAACGTGCGCACAAGGATCGGGGTCGTGACCTTTCGCTCCAGCCGCAGAAGACGCAGGTAGTTGTGCATGCGCCGGTAGGCGCTGTCGATCAGCGGGTTGCGCAGGGCCTTGATGATCTCACCGTGCAGTTCCAACTCAAGCGCGTCCGTCTCCAGAAGCTGCTCAGGTCCTATGCCGTTACGCTCAAGCTGGCGAATAAGCCTGGAATGCCTGACTTCCAGGGCATTCATCAGATTCTCGTCGCCCTCCTCGGCAAACACCCTGATAGCCGCGCGCTCGACGATGGAACGGAACTGATAGGTGGAGCGGGTAAGTTCCATGCCCGGCCGGACGAACTGGATGCCCGAGCGCGGGTGGATGGTCAGAATGCCCTCCGTTTCTAGCACGCGCAGCGCGTCGCGCAAGGGTGCCACGGGAACACCAACGACCGCCGACAGCTCGTTCTGCGAGATGAAGGCACCCACCGGCACCTTCCGTTCGAACAGGCTTTCCAGGACGCGCTCATAGGCTATGTCGCTGAGGCGCGTTGCCGCGGCATCCCCAATCACCGACTTCGCGGCATGCGGCTCTTGCAGTTTCTTCATAGGTCCGATATCACCTTTCTGATCGATCAGATCAACAAATTAAACGATCAGCGAGCGCTACGATGTCTCTCTCCCGCTTCCGTATAACCCGATTTCAATTTGCCCGCGACCGCGTAATCGGCGACAGCCAGGTTCGCGCCGACGAGACCAACGTCGCCGCGCTCGAACTGATCTCGGACACAGGAGAGGTGGGGCTCGGCTTCATCCAGACCCTTTTTTATCCCCTGCCGGATCAGGCCGAGATCGAGGCCGTTTTCGAAAACGAAGTCTGGCCCGCGATCAAGGGAGAAAAGGCGATCGGACTGGTTCACCGCGTGAACCGACCGCGCGGCGGCAACCAGCGCGCCTACTCCCTGCCATTCCACGAAGCGCTGCAGGTAGCCCTCTGGGATCTTGCCGCCAAGCAGGCAGGCATGCCCTTGCACCGCCTCCTCGGAAGCCGACGCAATCGCGTCCGCGCCTATGCGAGCGGCCTTGATTTCCACCTGAGCGACGACGCCTTCAGCGCGCTGTTCGCGCATGCTGCAAGCGTCGGCTACACGGCCTTCAAGATCAAGGTCGGCCATCCTGATTTTGCCCGCGACCTTGCCCGCCTCGAACTCTTGAAGAAGGTCGTGCCGGAGGGATCGCAGATCATGATCGATCCGAACGAAGCCTGGAACTCTAAGGAGGCCCTGGTCAAGCTGACGGCAATACGCGATGCAGGACACAATCTCCTCTGGGTGGAAGATCCCATTCTGCGCCACGATTTCGAGGGTTTGCGAACCCTGCGTCACGCGGTCAACTGGACGCAGATCAACAGCGGAGAATATCTCGATCTGTCCGGCAAGAGGACCCTGCTCGACCATCACGGCGCCGACATTCTGAACGTTCACGGCCAGGTGACGGATGTTATGCGCATCGGTTGGCTGGCCGCCGAACTGGGCATCCCGGTCAGCCTCGGCAATACCTTCCTGGAGATCGGCGTTCACATGGCTGTTGCCCTGCCGGAGGTCGAATGGCTGGAATATTCCTTCCAGAACTTTGACCACCTGGTCGAAACGCCAATCGAGATCCGCGACGGCTTCGCCTACGCGCCGGACCGCCTGGGTCATGGATTGGTGCTTTCGGAGGGGGCACGGCGCGAATGGGCGCGCCCACAGCGACTAGAGCGGTCCAAACTTGGACCGGCCCCAAAAAACCACCGCCTTCCTCTCCTCCCATGAGGATAAGTTCGCAATAGGCAAACAGCGACGAGCGCAGCATTTCCTCCCGTTCGTGGCATAAGCCTCTTGTTCGCAGGAGGTGGACCTCGATCTGGATTGACCATTCCGACAAAGATCATTGTCGTCGTCAGAAACGTGGCTCGCAAACAGGCGGCTGCCCCAGGTAGCGCGCATTCCCTTGACCGCAATATTGTCTTTCACGGTCAGAGGCACGCCATCCAATGGCCCGACCGGCTCGCCAGATTTCCCACGGCGCTTGCTTTGTCGTCCCGCTTCCGATGCTCCGCCCTGTCCAGGGGCACTATAGCATTGGGCTTCGGATTTGCTTTAGGACCGAAGCCCATCACTGGCCGGATTGTCTCAAAGCAAGCGGTAACCACATGGGCGTCGGCTTCGTTACGAGCGCTCGGATCCGGCAATCATTTCCAGGCGCG
The window above is part of the Rhizobium sp. WYJ-E13 genome. Proteins encoded here:
- a CDS encoding sugar ABC transporter substrate-binding protein; protein product: MQLSKREFLIASAALSLAASLRSANAATAINYWHHFASQSEMAGLAKIIQLFAAANPDVAVTQEGIPNSEYMAKVSSAVVAGGRPDTGMVIAERFADLTAMGALVDISGRVNTWAGKANLPDNRWTGMSQDGAIYAVPAYAFVDWMYYRKDYFEEAGLSAPPKTFEEFLVACRKLTDPSKNRYAFGMRGGAGAFKYVIDVMEAFGSPLVKDGQAAIDKPAAVEAITFYADLFRKEKVVPPSAPNDSYRQIMEGFRTGQTAMIWHHTGSLIEISAALKQGEQFSTAPMPAGPKAHIARVAYAGNGIFKEDNIEAAWKWISFWGETDAAIALLEATGYFPASTAALKDDRITGNPIYNAATQTLEFGRLPNSFVGAAGWSENVVNPTFQAVLTGQLTPEQAVDRFIEGLEAALR
- a CDS encoding amidase family protein, which encodes MDGVPLTVKDNIAVKGMRATWGSRLFASHVSDDDNDLCRNGQSRSRSTSCEQEAYATNGRKCCARRCLPIANLSSWEERKAVVFWGRSKFGPL
- a CDS encoding mandelate racemase/muconate lactonizing enzyme family protein; the encoded protein is MSLSRFRITRFQFARDRVIGDSQVRADETNVAALELISDTGEVGLGFIQTLFYPLPDQAEIEAVFENEVWPAIKGEKAIGLVHRVNRPRGGNQRAYSLPFHEALQVALWDLAAKQAGMPLHRLLGSRRNRVRAYASGLDFHLSDDAFSALFAHAASVGYTAFKIKVGHPDFARDLARLELLKKVVPEGSQIMIDPNEAWNSKEALVKLTAIRDAGHNLLWVEDPILRHDFEGLRTLRHAVNWTQINSGEYLDLSGKRTLLDHHGADILNVHGQVTDVMRIGWLAAELGIPVSLGNTFLEIGVHMAVALPEVEWLEYSFQNFDHLVETPIEIRDGFAYAPDRLGHGLVLSEGARREWARPQRLERSKLGPAPKNHRLPLLP
- a CDS encoding GntR family transcriptional regulator — protein: MKKLQEPHAAKSVIGDAAATRLSDIAYERVLESLFERKVPVGAFISQNELSAVVGVPVAPLRDALRVLETEGILTIHPRSGIQFVRPGMELTRSTYQFRSIVERAAIRVFAEEGDENLMNALEVRHSRLIRQLERNGIGPEQLLETDALELELHGEIIKALRNPLIDSAYRRMHNYLRLLRLERKVTTPILVRTLKEHLDILEACSTRDADAAEKALIAHFQAAVQRNLGLV